A window of the Mucilaginibacter sp. cycad4 genome harbors these coding sequences:
- a CDS encoding HD domain-containing protein, whose protein sequence is MPINRFPTVAGIKVPDSKIANEATELLLSHGNEFIYNHSLRVFLFASLNGERNSLDYDPELLYVSAIFHDLGLTKTFSSPDLRFEVDGANAARNFLKSHGLPNDSLQLVWDAIALHTTIGVAEHKENEVALLYSGVGLDVMGDGYENLSNAQREEIITAFPRTDFKKKIIPQFFEGFEHKTETTFGNIKADVCAFMIPNFHRKNFCDCILHSPWSE, encoded by the coding sequence ATGCCAATTAACCGCTTCCCCACTGTCGCCGGTATTAAAGTACCCGACAGCAAAATCGCCAATGAAGCCACAGAGCTTCTTTTAAGCCACGGCAATGAGTTTATTTACAACCATTCATTGAGGGTATTTCTGTTCGCTTCACTAAACGGTGAGCGAAACAGCCTGGATTATGATCCTGAGTTATTGTACGTAAGTGCCATTTTTCATGACCTTGGCCTTACAAAAACTTTCAGCAGCCCAGACCTTCGTTTTGAGGTTGATGGCGCCAATGCCGCAAGAAATTTCCTGAAAAGCCATGGGCTGCCGAACGATTCATTGCAGCTAGTATGGGACGCGATTGCCTTACACACAACTATCGGTGTGGCGGAGCATAAGGAAAATGAAGTTGCACTGCTTTACTCAGGCGTGGGGCTCGACGTTATGGGCGACGGTTACGAAAATCTTAGCAACGCTCAACGCGAAGAGATCATTACCGCTTTTCCGAGAACAGATTTCAAGAAGAAAATCATCCCACAGTTTTTTGAAGGGTTTGAACATAAAACCGAAACGACTTTTGGCAATATCAAAGCTGATGTCTGCGCATTTATGATACCCAACTTTCACCGGAAAAATTTCTGTGACTGCATACTTCATTCACCCTGGAGCGAATAA
- a CDS encoding ankyrin repeat domain-containing protein — protein MDIFEATRANHTNELETALINTDVNAVDSRGSTPLIIAAYYNHVEAAAVLLQAGANPDLPDAMGNTALMGACFKGYAQLSKMLLDEGAAVDAVNGNMATALTFAATFGHIELVRLLLDRGANPMIRDLTGKNPVDHARVQENDSCYEILAAAANDFIRETNTK, from the coding sequence ATGGATATTTTTGAAGCGACACGCGCAAACCATACCAATGAACTCGAAACGGCACTGATCAATACGGATGTTAATGCTGTTGATTCCCGGGGCTCAACGCCACTTATTATCGCTGCCTACTACAACCACGTCGAAGCCGCAGCGGTGTTGCTTCAAGCAGGTGCTAACCCTGATCTTCCGGATGCCATGGGCAACACTGCACTAATGGGCGCTTGTTTTAAAGGGTACGCTCAACTTTCCAAAATGCTGCTCGATGAAGGTGCGGCGGTAGATGCCGTTAATGGGAATATGGCTACCGCACTGACATTTGCGGCGACGTTCGGGCATATTGAGCTGGTCAGGCTCTTGCTGGACCGGGGGGCAAATCCAATGATCCGTGACCTGACCGGGAAGAATCCCGTCGATCACGCCCGGGTTCAGGAGAATGATTCCTGCTATGAGATTTTAGCCGCCGCTGCAAACGATTTTATTCGCGAAACAAATACCAAGTAA
- a CDS encoding aldehyde dehydrogenase family protein — translation MNPFAEIFGKQLAYFNTDVTKSYEWRIDQLDRMARMLSENEKSFQEAIGKDFKTSFAEQLFETSGTLGSIQNTKAQLRSWMEPVEITPIPKFLAENGYKGMVYREPFGVILVIGPSNGPLLLSLRPVINAIAAGNPVILKTSESLPYSGRLLLDLIPKYFEDSSFTVIPGGRQEITDLLQLPFSYIFFTGSSKVGKVVMKAAAENLTPVLLELGGQNPVIVDETADVKDAAKKVAWGATAWGGQWCTSPGYVCVHESIAEEFIAEAKQALIDMYGTEPRNSPDLSRIVTTNAVSRLAELVDPDKVVAGGDYDVESRYFAPTIVYPVSWDDKIMEDEVFGPVLPVIVYSDIIEVVKKIKSMPKPLSAYIFSTNEKQIASLLNSISFGGGCVNEVNIYLYIETLPFGGVGASGIGSYYGKWGFDTLTHPKSVLMSPADKEISHLIPPYDQQKIEGLGNWLYY, via the coding sequence ATGAATCCATTTGCAGAAATCTTCGGCAAACAACTTGCCTATTTTAATACCGATGTAACCAAATCCTATGAATGGCGTATCGATCAGCTTGACCGCATGGCCAGGATGTTGAGTGAAAATGAAAAATCCTTTCAGGAAGCTATTGGAAAAGATTTTAAGACCTCATTCGCAGAGCAGCTTTTTGAAACCTCAGGAACATTAGGCTCCATTCAAAATACCAAAGCCCAGCTGAGGTCATGGATGGAACCGGTCGAAATTACCCCTATTCCTAAATTTCTCGCAGAGAACGGCTACAAAGGAATGGTTTACAGAGAACCTTTCGGTGTTATACTTGTCATCGGTCCATCCAACGGCCCTTTATTACTTTCGTTGCGGCCGGTCATTAACGCGATAGCGGCAGGAAACCCGGTTATCCTGAAAACAAGCGAATCTTTACCTTATTCGGGCCGTTTGCTCCTTGACCTGATACCGAAATATTTTGAAGACTCTTCTTTTACCGTAATCCCAGGTGGACGCCAGGAGATTACTGACCTGCTTCAGTTACCTTTTAGTTATATCTTTTTTACCGGCAGTTCAAAGGTCGGCAAGGTTGTTATGAAAGCGGCTGCGGAAAATCTTACTCCGGTGCTGTTGGAATTAGGAGGGCAAAATCCAGTTATCGTCGACGAGACCGCTGATGTCAAGGATGCTGCAAAAAAGGTTGCCTGGGGGGCGACCGCCTGGGGTGGACAATGGTGTACCTCTCCGGGATATGTTTGTGTACATGAATCCATCGCAGAAGAGTTTATCGCCGAAGCTAAACAGGCGCTTATTGACATGTACGGAACCGAGCCCCGCAACTCACCGGACCTTTCAAGGATTGTGACTACAAATGCCGTATCCCGGCTAGCCGAATTGGTCGATCCGGATAAGGTTGTTGCCGGCGGTGATTACGATGTGGAAAGCCGGTATTTCGCGCCGACAATTGTATACCCTGTTAGTTGGGATGATAAAATCATGGAAGATGAGGTTTTCGGCCCGGTTCTTCCTGTGATCGTTTACAGCGATATCATTGAAGTCGTAAAAAAGATCAAATCAATGCCGAAACCACTATCTGCTTACATTTTTAGCACAAATGAAAAACAGATTGCCTCATTACTTAATTCAATTTCGTTCGGCGGAGGCTGCGTGAACGAAGTGAATATATATCTGTATATCGAAACCTTGCCCTTCGGTGGAGTGGGGGCCTCTGGTATTGGCAGTTATTACGGGAAATGGGGCTTTGATACGCTAACGCATCCTAAGTCAGTACTTATGTCTCCTGCGGACAAAGAAATATCTCATCTTATTCCGCCGTATGATCAGCAGAAAATTGAAGGCCTGGGCAACTGGCTATATTATTAG
- the lipB gene encoding lipoyl(octanoyl) transferase LipB — MKNKTVELQDWGLIDFKSAWDKQEEIFEKTIRHKIDMRQLELSATNDPEIAKQNIQTSNYLVFCEHPNVYTLGKSGKVNNLLLDEEGLHARNARYYHINRGGDVTFHGPGQLLCYPILDLDNFFTDIHLYLRTLEEAVINTLSDFGLSAGRYPGFTGIWFDADNGNARKIAAMGVRCSRWVTMHGLSLNVNTDLTYYNDIVACGISDKATTSMEAELGHRANIQDVQSSLTRHISTLFDMTIS, encoded by the coding sequence ATGAAGAATAAAACGGTAGAATTACAAGACTGGGGACTCATAGATTTCAAATCAGCCTGGGATAAACAGGAAGAAATATTTGAAAAAACGATAAGACATAAAATAGATATGAGGCAGCTGGAACTGTCCGCTACAAATGACCCGGAAATTGCCAAACAAAATATCCAAACGTCTAATTATTTAGTTTTTTGCGAGCATCCCAATGTATATACACTTGGAAAGAGCGGCAAGGTCAACAATTTATTGCTGGATGAGGAAGGCTTACATGCGCGGAACGCCCGGTATTACCATATCAACCGCGGGGGGGATGTTACCTTCCATGGTCCGGGACAGCTTTTATGTTATCCCATCTTAGACCTGGATAATTTCTTCACAGACATTCATCTTTACCTGAGGACATTGGAGGAAGCCGTAATCAACACCCTTTCTGATTTTGGATTGTCAGCCGGCAGGTATCCTGGATTCACTGGGATTTGGTTCGATGCGGACAATGGCAATGCGCGCAAAATTGCCGCGATGGGGGTACGTTGCAGCAGGTGGGTGACCATGCATGGCCTTTCACTGAACGTCAACACAGATCTAACATATTATAATGACATCGTGGCCTGCGGGATCAGTGATAAGGCAACTACTTCTATGGAGGCTGAGTTAGGACACCGGGCAAACATACAGGATGTCCAGTCAAGCCTGACACGACACATCAGTACTCTTTTTGATATGACAATAAGCTGA
- a CDS encoding efflux transporter outer membrane subunit, translated as MKTLKKHTSLVVLLTTVAIFAGCKVSKDVTVKDVRVPEAYANTTTDTSSIARLPWEKFFNDPELNQLISDAINHNFDLQVAIKDIDAAAQVLKQSKWNNVPAVNAQATANTSRPSDNSLNGLSLGQYLNQKHIEDYTVSASLSWEADLWGKIRSQSAGALAAYLKTQEATKAVQTKIVNDVAKGYYNLLMLDEQLQIARQNVALNDSTLSMIKLQYAAGKVTSLAIQQANAQRLEAAGLVPQFEEQLNAQQNALCILTGKYPAEIPHKRRLTEVSSEGILAAGVPADLLGNRPDIKLAELDIEQQNAAVGYAKASMYPSLTITAQGGLDAFKASNWFNIPSSLFGAVTAGLAQPLLNQRRLKTNYEVAKVRREQSVIRFRQSVLAAVGEVSDDLVKINKFREKQNLATERVSTLELATRNSQMLFGNGLATYLEVITAQSSVLQSQLELSSVKKSELDARVDLYRAVGGGWRSAQQ; from the coding sequence ATGAAAACGTTGAAAAAACATACATCACTGGTTGTGCTTCTAACGACTGTGGCCATTTTTGCCGGCTGTAAAGTATCAAAGGATGTGACTGTAAAGGATGTTCGGGTGCCTGAGGCCTACGCGAACACAACGACTGATACATCCAGTATTGCAAGGCTTCCCTGGGAAAAGTTTTTTAATGACCCTGAATTAAACCAGCTGATCTCCGATGCGATCAATCATAACTTCGATCTACAGGTTGCTATTAAAGATATTGATGCGGCGGCGCAGGTACTAAAGCAAAGCAAATGGAATAATGTCCCGGCTGTAAATGCCCAGGCGACTGCCAATACCAGCCGTCCATCTGATAACAGCCTGAACGGATTAAGCCTTGGGCAATATTTGAATCAGAAGCATATTGAAGATTATACGGTATCTGCTTCTCTTTCCTGGGAAGCAGACCTCTGGGGAAAGATCAGGAGCCAGAGTGCAGGGGCATTGGCAGCCTATCTTAAAACACAGGAGGCGACAAAAGCAGTACAAACCAAAATTGTTAACGATGTAGCCAAGGGTTACTATAATCTGCTGATGTTGGATGAACAACTTCAAATTGCCAGGCAAAATGTAGCATTAAACGACAGCACTTTGTCGATGATCAAGCTGCAGTACGCCGCCGGAAAAGTCACATCCCTTGCCATCCAGCAGGCTAATGCGCAGCGTCTTGAGGCTGCTGGCCTTGTTCCCCAATTTGAAGAACAGCTCAACGCCCAACAAAATGCGTTATGTATTTTAACGGGGAAGTACCCTGCTGAAATCCCTCATAAGCGCAGGCTTACCGAAGTTTCCTCCGAGGGTATCCTTGCGGCGGGTGTTCCTGCCGACCTGTTGGGCAACCGGCCCGACATTAAGCTTGCCGAACTCGATATCGAACAACAAAACGCGGCGGTCGGTTACGCGAAAGCGAGTATGTATCCCTCGCTGACTATCACAGCGCAGGGCGGGCTCGATGCCTTTAAGGCAAGTAATTGGTTCAACATTCCCTCATCCCTGTTCGGCGCTGTTACCGCTGGTTTAGCCCAGCCGCTTTTAAACCAGCGAAGGCTTAAAACAAATTACGAGGTAGCTAAAGTACGAAGAGAGCAATCGGTCATCAGGTTTAGACAGTCGGTATTGGCAGCAGTAGGGGAAGTATCAGATGATCTTGTAAAAATTAATAAGTTCCGCGAAAAACAAAATCTTGCAACAGAACGGGTAAGCACGCTTGAGCTGGCAACCAGAAATTCACAGATGCTGTTTGGCAATGGCCTGGCGACTTATCTCGAGGTAATTACGGCGCAAAGCAGCGTTTTACAAAGCCAGCTGGAACTCTCAAGCGTTAAAAAATCTGAACTTGATGCAAGGGTTGATTTATATCGGGCTGTTGGAGGTGGCTGGAGGTCTGCCCAACAGTAA
- a CDS encoding efflux RND transporter permease subunit, with the protein MLKNFISKPVLATVVSILLLILGALGLSQLPVQQFPEIAPPCVAVRAVYPGANAETILRSVTPSLEEAINGVENITYMSSVASNDGTLTISVFFKLGTNPDQAAVNVQNRVSQATSQLPPEVVQQGIVTQKQQNSFIEIIGLNADDKRYDQTFLDNYASINILPEIRRIEGVGQAALVGGTMDYSMRVWLNPSLMRVHNVTPDEVAAAIQDKSLEAAPGRFGDLSNEVFEYVLKYKGKLNKAEDYENIPIKGNSDGSILRLKDVARVQLGSVTYASNLRLNGHISAGLGIIQLAGSNSNQIQIEVGKLMTEVSKKFPKGLSYHLVVTNKHTLDESISQVEHTLLEAFALVFIVVFIFLQDFRSTLIPAIAVPVAIVATFFFMYIFGFTINLLTLFALVLAIGIVVDDAIVVVEAVHSKMEHEHLPARQATIKAMHEITGAIISITLVMAAVFLPVGFMKGSTGLFYRQFAFTMAIAIVVSAVNALTLSPALAALFLKNQHIANDSDAKKKTYTRRFFNVFNVGFKAVTTRYTGIIEFLIKRKWIALGGLVIVIIATGWMIKTTPTGFIPTEDGELIFVATATPSGTSLTETNEIVRQAENILRKEESALHVVGIPGFNLLTTSNSPSSAVVILRLKQKEERGKVKDINEIINKVNGELNGTIRGASFYAFSNPTIPGFSNIEAIDMELQDRSSGPLNIFSNDANSFIAELNKQPAVGAAFTTFKADYPQYEIGVDDDKATQLGVKVKDVLSAIQGYFGTIQASDFNRFGKYYRVKLQADGENKRDLSSLNAVYVKNVNGDMVPVNSLVTLKRVFGSETASRYNLFNSIQINVIPKPGHSSGEAIQAIRDLAAKRLPVNITYEFSGQTKEEITSSGQSTIIFILCLVFVYFLLSAQYESYILPLAVILSIPTGVFGVFAMIGMKGIDNNIYVQVALVMLIGLLAKNAILIVEFAVQRRRTGMGLVQAAVEASTLRLRPIIMTSLAFIFGLFPMSIAEGPSAQGNHSISYAAVGGMLAGVVLGVLLVPVLFVIFQSLQEKLRLKMNIHQDDDTEFALAGKFEEPQLK; encoded by the coding sequence ATGTTAAAGAATTTCATAAGTAAGCCGGTATTGGCCACCGTTGTGTCCATATTATTGCTCATACTCGGTGCGCTGGGGCTTAGCCAGCTACCCGTGCAGCAATTTCCGGAAATAGCTCCTCCCTGTGTTGCTGTGCGTGCGGTTTATCCGGGTGCAAACGCGGAAACCATTTTGAGATCAGTGACACCATCACTGGAGGAAGCCATCAATGGTGTTGAAAATATTACCTATATGTCCTCCGTCGCCAGTAACGACGGTACGCTGACCATCAGCGTATTCTTCAAACTGGGCACCAATCCGGACCAGGCAGCTGTAAATGTGCAAAACCGCGTTTCGCAGGCCACCAGTCAACTGCCTCCGGAAGTTGTTCAGCAGGGCATTGTTACCCAAAAACAGCAAAACAGCTTTATCGAAATCATTGGCCTTAATGCTGATGACAAACGATACGACCAGACTTTCCTTGACAACTATGCCTCCATCAATATCCTTCCTGAAATCAGGCGTATTGAAGGTGTCGGACAGGCTGCATTAGTTGGCGGAACTATGGATTATTCCATGCGGGTTTGGCTGAACCCCTCATTGATGCGTGTCCACAATGTTACACCGGATGAAGTGGCCGCGGCTATCCAGGACAAAAGTCTTGAAGCGGCCCCGGGGCGTTTTGGTGATCTGAGCAATGAAGTTTTTGAATATGTACTGAAATACAAAGGCAAATTAAACAAAGCTGAGGATTACGAAAATATTCCGATCAAGGGTAATTCAGACGGTTCGATCTTACGCTTGAAAGATGTAGCCAGGGTTCAGTTAGGGTCAGTTACTTATGCGTCGAATTTACGCCTCAACGGACATATAAGTGCCGGCTTGGGTATCATACAGCTTGCAGGTTCTAATTCCAACCAAATACAGATAGAGGTTGGTAAATTAATGACCGAGGTTTCAAAGAAATTCCCGAAAGGGCTTTCTTACCACCTTGTTGTTACCAATAAGCATACGTTGGATGAATCCATAAGCCAGGTTGAACATACATTGCTGGAGGCTTTTGCGCTCGTATTTATAGTAGTTTTTATCTTCCTGCAGGATTTTCGTTCAACGCTTATCCCGGCTATCGCCGTACCTGTGGCAATTGTTGCTACTTTCTTCTTTATGTACATTTTCGGTTTCACCATTAACCTCCTTACGCTTTTTGCGCTTGTGCTGGCGATTGGTATCGTAGTCGACGATGCCATAGTCGTTGTCGAGGCGGTACACTCTAAAATGGAACATGAACATCTTCCTGCGCGACAAGCTACGATAAAGGCAATGCACGAAATTACCGGTGCAATTATCTCCATCACGCTGGTTATGGCAGCAGTATTCCTGCCAGTGGGATTCATGAAGGGTTCTACAGGGTTGTTTTACAGGCAGTTTGCATTTACAATGGCTATCGCGATTGTCGTTTCTGCGGTAAACGCCTTAACCTTGAGCCCGGCCCTCGCAGCGTTGTTTCTTAAAAACCAACATATCGCAAACGATAGCGATGCCAAGAAAAAGACCTATACCCGCCGTTTCTTTAACGTATTTAATGTTGGTTTCAAGGCGGTAACAACCCGCTATACCGGTATAATTGAGTTTTTAATCAAGAGAAAGTGGATAGCGCTGGGAGGTTTGGTTATAGTCATTATTGCTACCGGCTGGATGATTAAAACGACTCCGACAGGTTTTATTCCAACCGAAGACGGGGAGCTGATATTTGTAGCGACTGCGACACCGTCCGGTACGTCACTGACCGAAACTAATGAAATCGTAAGGCAGGCAGAAAATATACTCCGCAAAGAAGAATCGGCGCTGCATGTGGTAGGCATTCCAGGGTTTAACCTTTTAACCACGTCGAACAGTCCTTCGTCGGCAGTCGTCATCCTGAGGCTAAAACAGAAAGAAGAACGAGGCAAGGTAAAGGACATCAATGAAATTATCAATAAAGTAAACGGAGAACTTAACGGCACAATAAGAGGAGCTTCGTTTTACGCATTCTCCAATCCAACGATTCCGGGCTTTAGTAATATTGAAGCAATAGATATGGAACTTCAGGACAGATCAAGCGGTCCGCTTAATATATTCTCTAATGATGCCAACAGTTTTATTGCAGAGTTAAATAAACAGCCAGCCGTAGGAGCCGCTTTTACAACCTTTAAGGCCGATTATCCGCAATATGAAATCGGCGTGGATGATGATAAGGCAACACAACTCGGAGTGAAAGTCAAGGATGTTCTGTCAGCCATCCAGGGATATTTTGGCACGATTCAAGCATCTGATTTTAATCGGTTTGGTAAATACTACCGGGTTAAGCTGCAGGCTGACGGCGAAAACAAGCGCGACTTAAGTTCGTTGAATGCCGTTTATGTCAAGAATGTTAATGGGGACATGGTGCCAGTTAATAGCCTGGTTACCTTGAAAAGAGTATTTGGCTCGGAAACGGCCTCCCGTTACAATCTTTTTAATTCTATCCAGATTAACGTTATTCCTAAGCCGGGGCACAGCAGCGGGGAGGCTATACAAGCTATCCGGGATTTGGCTGCCAAACGGCTTCCGGTCAATATCACTTATGAGTTCTCCGGACAGACTAAGGAAGAAATTACCTCAAGCGGACAATCAACCATTATTTTCATCCTCTGTCTCGTTTTTGTGTATTTTCTGTTATCGGCGCAATATGAAAGTTATATCCTGCCGCTTGCAGTTATTCTATCGATCCCAACTGGCGTGTTTGGTGTATTCGCGATGATTGGTATGAAAGGGATAGATAACAATATCTATGTTCAGGTAGCGCTGGTCATGCTCATTGGTTTACTCGCGAAAAATGCAATTCTTATCGTTGAGTTTGCCGTTCAGCGCCGTCGCACCGGGATGGGGCTCGTGCAGGCTGCCGTAGAAGCTTCGACACTCCGCTTACGCCCGATTATCATGACTTCACTCGCCTTTATTTTCGGATTGTTTCCGATGAGTATTGCGGAAGGCCCGTCCGCTCAGGGTAACCATTCTATCAGCTATGCTGCCGTTGGCGGTATGCTGGCAGGTGTTGTGCTTGGTGTACTGCTTGTTCCCGTGCTATTTGTGATTTTCCAATCCTTACAGGAAAAGCTCCGCTTAAAAATGAACATTCACCAGGATGACGATACCGAGTTTGCCCTGGCAGGAAAATTTGAAGAACCTCAATTGAAATAA
- a CDS encoding efflux RND transporter periplasmic adaptor subunit, giving the protein MKKILISTLLGSVLYGCSTAPKQQPASPPSLKVVTVQPQEVTTFQEYPASVQGVDNVDIRPQVSGILEEVFVDEGAFVKEGQPLFRIDERPFRAALGNAIASLHAAQGAAVNADLEVEKLTPLVQNKVVSDYQLKNAKAAADIARANIEQAKANITTAQINLNYTLIKAPVSGYIGRMLRKKGNLIGPNDPAALTALSDVHNVHVYFALAEKDFVDFKDQYPGATLDDKIKQLAPVSLVLTDSKEFQEKGRVDMIDGQFDKNTGAIDVRAIFPNPQGLLRDGNTGKIKLSLLHKTALTIPQSSTMELQDQVYVFAVGDSNKVKKVFISITGKAGKAYLVGDGLKAGDRVVIEGIGTLQEGMIIHPEAAVEKIAVLNK; this is encoded by the coding sequence ATGAAAAAGATCCTTATTTCCACACTATTAGGCTCCGTGTTGTACGGTTGCTCTACAGCTCCAAAGCAGCAGCCTGCTTCACCGCCCTCGCTTAAGGTCGTGACAGTTCAACCACAAGAGGTGACCACTTTTCAGGAGTATCCCGCATCTGTTCAGGGTGTAGACAATGTAGATATCCGTCCGCAAGTCAGCGGGATACTTGAAGAGGTATTCGTAGACGAAGGAGCTTTCGTTAAAGAAGGCCAACCATTATTCAGAATTGACGAAAGACCATTCAGGGCAGCTTTAGGAAATGCTATTGCCAGTTTGCATGCCGCCCAAGGTGCTGCTGTAAATGCTGACCTTGAAGTGGAGAAGCTAACACCCCTTGTACAAAATAAAGTTGTATCAGATTATCAATTAAAAAATGCGAAAGCAGCTGCTGATATAGCCAGAGCAAATATTGAACAAGCGAAAGCGAACATCACGACAGCGCAGATTAATTTAAATTATACGCTGATCAAAGCGCCGGTAAGCGGTTATATCGGCCGCATGCTTAGAAAAAAAGGAAATCTGATCGGTCCAAATGATCCTGCTGCTCTTACCGCTTTATCAGATGTGCACAATGTACATGTATATTTTGCGCTTGCAGAGAAAGATTTCGTTGACTTTAAGGATCAATACCCCGGCGCGACACTCGACGATAAAATCAAGCAGCTGGCACCTGTCTCCTTGGTGCTAACTGACAGTAAAGAATTTCAGGAAAAGGGCAGGGTCGATATGATCGATGGGCAATTCGATAAAAATACAGGGGCTATCGATGTGAGGGCCATTTTTCCAAACCCGCAAGGGCTGCTTCGTGACGGGAACACAGGGAAAATCAAATTATCGCTTTTACATAAAACTGCGCTAACAATTCCTCAATCATCAACAATGGAATTGCAGGACCAGGTTTACGTATTCGCGGTCGGCGACAGCAATAAAGTCAAAAAGGTATTTATCAGCATAACTGGTAAAGCAGGTAAAGCTTATTTAGTTGGTGACGGATTAAAAGCCGGGGACCGCGTTGTCATTGAAGGCATAGGTACACTACAGGAAGGCATGATCATTCACCCGGAAGCCGCTGTAGAAAAAATTGCTGTTTTAAATAAATAA
- a CDS encoding TetR/AcrR family transcriptional regulator, which translates to MGTLERKNRQKAATRLSILDAAMEIVCQEGWQALSMRKIADLIEYTPPVIYEYFDNKDSLLAELSRIGFSKLNRVMKIAAKGISDPVQKLERMWLAYWDFAFSQKERYQLMFGVGTFCCDKLIQSEVTAPISELVMPVIAKMLGQSNQDASQTERRYFACWSLVHGLISLNLIKRGSSEQFNKRVLVDGIHGLAIMAS; encoded by the coding sequence ATGGGAACATTAGAAAGAAAGAACAGGCAAAAAGCAGCAACCAGGCTCAGCATTTTAGACGCAGCCATGGAGATCGTCTGCCAGGAGGGTTGGCAAGCCTTGAGCATGAGAAAAATTGCGGACCTGATAGAATACACTCCGCCGGTAATCTATGAATATTTCGATAACAAAGATTCATTGTTGGCTGAGCTCAGCAGGATCGGATTTTCGAAGCTTAACCGCGTGATGAAGATTGCAGCAAAGGGTATATCGGATCCTGTACAGAAATTAGAACGAATGTGGCTCGCATACTGGGATTTTGCATTCTCTCAAAAGGAACGGTATCAGCTCATGTTCGGTGTCGGAACTTTTTGTTGCGACAAGCTCATCCAATCAGAAGTGACGGCGCCGATTTCCGAACTGGTGATGCCGGTAATCGCCAAGATGCTCGGGCAGTCGAACCAGGACGCTAGTCAAACTGAACGCAGGTATTTCGCCTGCTGGTCGCTTGTCCACGGCCTCATTTCACTGAACCTGATTAAGCGCGGCAGTTCCGAACAGTTCAACAAACGAGTATTGGTTGACGGAATTCATGGGCTGGCAATTATGGCGTCTTAA
- a CDS encoding TetR/AcrR family transcriptional regulator → MFKKKTLRYIFVQQNSQFMTKKGEATKHSIIEKASDLFNVKGIAGTSIEDVLAFAKVTRGCLLGHFRNKEELVLASTDYLLNTNREPRLKVLESGRSAKEKIWRFIDMHKQPLRTPVFGGCPIMNLSVEADDTNPGISKVLRKEVDDYTDMLIEILEAGKTNHEFSGTLEPEEFAYKMFTAIEGALLFCRIKNSQRPMKAVISSLKKELESFCI, encoded by the coding sequence ATGTTCAAAAAAAAGACTCTACGTTATATTTTTGTTCAACAAAACAGTCAATTCATGACAAAAAAAGGCGAGGCTACAAAACATTCAATCATTGAAAAAGCCTCTGACTTATTCAATGTGAAGGGTATAGCAGGAACATCTATCGAGGATGTTTTAGCGTTTGCAAAAGTTACGAGAGGTTGCTTACTCGGGCACTTTAGGAATAAAGAGGAACTGGTATTGGCAAGCACAGATTATTTGCTCAATACCAATCGGGAACCAAGGTTAAAAGTTTTGGAGAGTGGGCGATCTGCAAAAGAAAAAATATGGCGCTTTATTGATATGCACAAACAACCACTGAGGACGCCTGTATTTGGTGGATGCCCGATTATGAACCTTTCGGTCGAGGCAGACGACACTAATCCTGGTATTTCGAAAGTACTTCGCAAAGAAGTTGATGATTACACAGATATGCTTATTGAAATTCTTGAAGCCGGAAAAACCAACCATGAGTTTTCTGGTACACTTGAGCCGGAAGAATTCGCATATAAAATGTTTACAGCGATCGAAGGGGCTTTGCTCTTTTGTCGGATCAAAAATTCTCAAAGGCCAATGAAAGCTGTGATTTCCAGTTTAAAAAAGGAACTGGAATCGTTCTGTATTTAA